The Nostoc sp. 'Lobaria pulmonaria (5183) cyanobiont' genome window below encodes:
- a CDS encoding RNA recognition motif domain-containing protein produces the protein MSIYVGNLSYDVTQDALSAVFAEYGTVKRVQLPTDRETGRLRGFAFVEMNSEDEETKAIEALDGAEWLGRDLKVNKAKPKEDRSGGSFGNRGGGGGYNRSNNRY, from the coding sequence ATGTCAATTTACGTAGGTAACCTCTCCTATGATGTTACACAAGATGCGCTGAGTGCTGTATTTGCAGAATATGGTACTGTAAAGCGTGTTCAACTACCCACTGACCGTGAAACAGGTCGTTTACGCGGCTTTGCTTTTGTGGAAATGAATTCAGAAGATGAAGAAACAAAAGCCATTGAAGCTCTTGATGGTGCTGAATGGCTTGGTCGCGACCTCAAAGTAAATAAAGCCAAGCCCAAAGAAGACAGAAGTGGTGGTTCCTTTGGGAACCGTGGTGGTGGCGGCGGCTACAATCGTAGCAATAACCGCTACTAA
- a CDS encoding efflux RND transporter periplasmic adaptor subunit, translating to MAVADTKSSVHTKVSSPFASILLIPCLLGIGLLTANCGALSKEEPADAQSQSPGSGQRGGATAVDVAIARTDTLQTQPEYTGNTTPFRIVSVRSQVEARLLALNLDVGDAVKLGQNIGRLDDAILSTELKQAEAELAALKSEVARATNQVSNARADVERARLEVVQAQADSQRQQKLFQAGAIAEQTAQQARTQAKTAAQALRAAQEQVRTEQQAVAAAQGRVLAQQALVAQTKERRSYARLVSPITGVVTQRVTEPGNLLQAGNEVLKIGDFNRVKVVVQISELELAQIQVGQSVQVRLDAFPKEALIGRVTRISPAADATARLIPVEVLIPNTQGKIGSGLLARVNFENQTQQRVVVPQTAIQKQAGAAKGAGKEQENPSGTLFVVKDTDGKTKVATRAVTFGKRADSKVEILSGLQAGERYVVRSGKPLKEGDTVSLSILSEK from the coding sequence ATGGCTGTTGCAGATACAAAGAGTAGCGTTCACACAAAGGTCTCTTCCCCTTTTGCATCCATATTATTGATTCCCTGTCTGCTGGGCATAGGACTGCTGACAGCGAATTGTGGAGCGCTATCCAAGGAAGAACCGGCTGATGCACAATCTCAGAGTCCTGGTAGTGGACAACGTGGTGGTGCGACAGCTGTAGATGTAGCGATCGCTCGAACTGATACGCTACAAACACAACCAGAATACACAGGTAATACAACACCCTTCCGAATTGTATCAGTGCGATCGCAAGTAGAAGCTCGGTTGTTGGCTTTGAACCTTGATGTCGGCGATGCAGTAAAGCTTGGGCAAAACATCGGGCGGTTAGATGATGCCATACTTTCTACCGAATTAAAGCAAGCAGAAGCAGAGCTAGCAGCCCTCAAATCAGAAGTAGCAAGAGCAACAAATCAGGTAAGCAATGCTCGTGCAGACGTTGAACGGGCGCGCCTAGAAGTAGTACAAGCTCAAGCAGACTCACAGCGGCAGCAAAAACTCTTCCAAGCTGGAGCGATCGCTGAACAAACTGCCCAGCAAGCACGTACCCAGGCAAAAACAGCTGCCCAGGCACTCCGGGCAGCCCAAGAACAAGTTCGGACAGAACAGCAAGCCGTTGCTGCCGCCCAAGGTAGAGTACTTGCTCAACAGGCATTGGTTGCCCAAACCAAAGAGCGCAGGTCTTACGCTCGGCTGGTATCTCCCATCACTGGCGTAGTCACACAAAGGGTAACAGAACCAGGCAACTTGCTGCAAGCAGGTAACGAAGTTTTGAAAATTGGCGACTTTAACCGTGTCAAAGTCGTCGTCCAAATTTCCGAATTAGAACTAGCACAAATTCAAGTTGGGCAGTCTGTACAAGTGCGCTTAGATGCCTTCCCCAAAGAAGCATTAATTGGCAGAGTTACGCGGATTTCCCCAGCTGCCGATGCCACAGCTCGCTTGATACCTGTAGAGGTATTGATTCCTAACACTCAAGGTAAGATTGGCAGCGGACTACTGGCGCGAGTCAACTTTGAAAACCAGACTCAACAGCGGGTAGTAGTGCCGCAAACAGCTATTCAAAAACAAGCAGGAGCAGCAAAGGGAGCAGGAAAAGAGCAAGAAAACCCGTCGGGGACGCTATTTGTGGTGAAAGACACAGATGGCAAGACGAAAGTAGCGACGCGTGCAGTTACTTTCGGAAAAAGGGCTGATAGCAAAGTGGAAATTTTATCCGGTTTGCAAGCGGGAGAGCGATATGTTGTTCGTAGTGGTAAGCCGTTAAAAGAAGGTGACACTGTAAGTCTTTCAATTCTTTCAGAAAAGTAA
- a CDS encoding nuclear transport factor 2 family protein, translating to MKADYLEESLLRELEERLLQPDVRKSAKDIIDLLADEFIEFVSSGRVFNKQQIIESLQNEPIQPLTQRLITEFKTLVLATGVVLVTYRIVRHISGEQPVHSLRSSIWKLNNNRWKMIFHQGTLVRESSVRYEK from the coding sequence ATGAAAGCAGACTATTTAGAAGAATCGCTTCTTCGTGAGTTGGAGGAGCGTTTGCTTCAACCCGATGTCCGAAAGTCAGCTAAAGATATCATAGATTTACTTGCTGACGAGTTCATTGAATTCGTCAGCTCAGGGCGTGTTTTTAATAAACAGCAAATTATCGAGAGCTTGCAGAATGAACCCATCCAACCCCTGACTCAAAGATTGATAACAGAATTCAAAACGTTAGTTTTAGCAACAGGGGTTGTTTTAGTAACTTATCGTATAGTCAGACATATATCTGGCGAACAACCTGTTCATTCGTTGCGAAGTTCCATCTGGAAATTAAATAACAATCGATGGAAAATGATCTTTCATCAGGGCACTCTGGTTAGAGAATCATCAGTGCGGTATGAGAAGTAA
- a CDS encoding phycobiliprotein lyase, with protein sequence MTSLLKIAQTADEAQISEFFQESAGKWQSQRRYYTLPKGETKEMESIVTIDFLNQGCDELQNLAQMHDLPDTDSLICGAAVIWESTDVLNGRKESQGSTIFGALGNILYRDRGFAISKPVTAQYYFSNPKTMCLRTEYNGSVFEEELKLIGSKYRTRQTIISRASEQLMIGQYLEKRVD encoded by the coding sequence GTGACATCATTGCTAAAAATTGCACAAACTGCTGACGAAGCCCAGATTTCGGAATTTTTCCAGGAATCGGCGGGTAAGTGGCAATCGCAACGGCGCTACTACACCCTACCAAAGGGAGAAACCAAGGAGATGGAGAGTATAGTTACGATCGATTTTCTCAACCAAGGCTGTGATGAATTGCAAAACCTAGCTCAGATGCACGATTTGCCTGATACAGATAGTTTGATCTGTGGTGCAGCAGTTATATGGGAAAGTACAGATGTACTAAATGGAAGGAAAGAGTCGCAAGGTTCAACGATATTTGGAGCTTTAGGAAACATTTTGTATCGCGATCGCGGTTTTGCCATATCTAAACCAGTCACCGCTCAGTATTATTTCTCCAACCCTAAAACAATGTGTTTGCGAACTGAGTACAACGGTTCAGTCTTTGAAGAAGAGTTAAAGCTAATTGGCAGCAAATACCGTACCAGACAAACCATTATCTCCCGTGCTAGCGAGCAGTTAATGATTGGTCAATATTTAGAAAAGAGAGTGGATTAG